One genomic region from Stackebrandtia nassauensis DSM 44728 encodes:
- a CDS encoding molybdopterin oxidoreductase family protein, which produces MTTPTDGSRVATHCPYCALQCGMTLSHETDGGVSVAPRGGGLCHKGWTAPELLDHPDRLTAPLLGGRPADWPRALDRVAEAIRETQERYGPDAVAVFGGGGLTNEKAYLLGKFARVALGTSNIDYNGRFCMSSAAAAGNRAFGVDRGLPFPLEDLAQADTVLLVGANPAETMPPMMRHLARPDLVVIDPRLTETAARARLHLRPLPGTDLALANGLLHIAIERGYVDDDFVASRTTGFAAVGRAVAGYWPAFVERITSVSVADQYRAAELLATGNRAILTARGAEQHSKGVDTVSAWINLALALGLPGKPSNGYGCITGQGNGQGGREHGQKADQLPGYRRIDDPVAREHVAKVWGVPPQSLPGPGRPAIELLGSLGRDVKTLLVFGSNPAVSAPNSAVVTERLKGLDHLVVADCVPSETVALAEVVLPVTQWAEEDGTLTDLTGRVIRRRALREPPSGVHSDLWVLRELAKRLDAPSRFPDTPSEVFDELAAASAGGVADYSGIDYARLDAGERLHWPCPAPSRPGSADDARPVPGQRGPAGAAETAGDARPASGQRGPARGHSGTPRMFAGGRFATPDGRARFTAVEHRPAAETADTGYPLLLTTGRVLTQYQSGAQTRRTSLPGRQEIELHPDTARRFGIGPADSVTVTSRRGSFTARAKLTESIRTDTVFASFHWPDRENVNRAVNDVVDPVSGMPEFKVCAVRIASTTSEDN; this is translated from the coding sequence ATGACCACCCCCACCGACGGTTCGCGAGTCGCGACGCACTGTCCCTACTGCGCCCTGCAGTGCGGGATGACGCTGTCGCACGAAACCGACGGTGGGGTTTCGGTGGCGCCCAGGGGAGGCGGCCTGTGCCACAAGGGCTGGACGGCTCCCGAGCTGCTCGACCATCCCGACCGGTTGACAGCGCCGCTGCTGGGCGGGCGGCCCGCCGACTGGCCGCGCGCACTCGACCGGGTCGCCGAGGCGATCCGCGAGACCCAGGAACGGTACGGGCCCGACGCGGTGGCCGTGTTCGGCGGCGGTGGGCTGACCAACGAGAAGGCGTACCTGTTGGGCAAGTTCGCGCGGGTCGCGTTGGGCACCAGCAATATCGACTACAACGGCCGGTTCTGCATGTCCTCGGCGGCAGCGGCCGGAAACCGGGCGTTCGGTGTGGACCGGGGGTTGCCGTTCCCGCTGGAGGATCTGGCGCAAGCCGACACCGTCCTGTTGGTGGGCGCCAACCCGGCCGAGACGATGCCGCCGATGATGCGGCACCTGGCCCGGCCCGATCTGGTGGTGATCGACCCCCGGCTGACCGAGACCGCCGCGCGGGCGCGGCTGCACCTGCGTCCGTTGCCGGGTACCGATCTGGCGCTGGCCAACGGGTTGTTGCACATCGCGATCGAACGCGGCTATGTGGACGATGACTTCGTCGCGTCGCGCACCACCGGTTTCGCGGCGGTCGGGCGTGCCGTCGCCGGTTACTGGCCCGCGTTCGTGGAGCGGATCACCTCGGTGTCGGTCGCCGACCAGTACCGGGCCGCCGAACTGCTGGCCACCGGGAACCGGGCGATCCTGACCGCGCGCGGCGCCGAACAGCACTCCAAGGGTGTCGACACCGTTTCGGCCTGGATCAACCTGGCGCTGGCGCTGGGCCTGCCAGGCAAACCGTCCAATGGCTACGGTTGCATCACGGGGCAGGGCAACGGACAGGGTGGACGCGAGCACGGGCAGAAGGCCGACCAGTTGCCCGGTTACCGGCGCATCGACGATCCGGTGGCCCGCGAGCACGTCGCGAAGGTCTGGGGTGTGCCGCCACAGTCGCTGCCCGGACCGGGGCGGCCCGCGATCGAGCTGCTCGGCAGTCTCGGTCGCGACGTGAAGACGTTGCTGGTGTTCGGGTCCAACCCGGCGGTGTCCGCGCCGAACTCGGCGGTCGTGACCGAGCGGCTGAAGGGGCTGGATCACCTGGTGGTGGCCGATTGCGTGCCGTCGGAGACCGTCGCGCTGGCGGAGGTCGTGCTGCCGGTGACGCAGTGGGCCGAAGAGGACGGGACCCTCACCGACCTGACCGGACGCGTGATCCGGCGCCGCGCACTGCGCGAACCGCCGTCGGGTGTCCACTCCGACCTGTGGGTGCTGCGCGAACTGGCGAAGCGGCTGGACGCGCCGAGCCGGTTTCCGGATACACCGTCCGAAGTGTTCGACGAACTGGCGGCGGCGAGCGCGGGCGGCGTGGCCGACTACAGCGGCATCGACTACGCGAGGCTCGACGCTGGGGAGCGGTTGCACTGGCCGTGCCCGGCCCCGTCGCGGCCAGGGTCGGCCGACGACGCTCGGCCCGTGCCCGGCCAACGCGGCCCAGCAGGAGCGGCCGAAACGGCAGGCGACGCCCGGCCCGCCTCCGGCCAACGCGGCCCCGCGCGCGGGCATTCCGGCACCCCGCGCATGTTCGCGGGCGGGCGGTTCGCGACTCCCGACGGTCGGGCTCGGTTCACCGCCGTCGAGCACCGTCCCGCCGCCGAGACCGCCGACACGGGTTACCCGCTGCTGTTGACCACCGGGCGGGTGCTGACCCAGTACCAGTCGGGCGCCCAGACCCGCCGTACCTCACTGCCGGGACGGCAGGAGATCGAGCTGCACCCCGATACCGCGCGGCGCTTCGGGATCGGCCCCGCCGACTCGGTGACCGTGACGAGCCGACGCGGTTCCTTCACCGCGCGGGCCAAGCTCACCGAGTCCATCCGCACCGACACGGTCTTCGCCTCGTTCCATTGGCCCGACCGCGAAAACGTCAACCGGGCGGTCAACGACGTCGTTGACCCGGTTTCAGGAATGCCGGAATTCAAGGTGTGCGCGGTGCGAATCGCGTCGACGACTTCGGAGGACAACTGA